The segment ATGCAAGACCTGACTTCTAATTCGAGATCTGACCTTGAATCTCGATCTAGTGCTCGACTTCCAAATTGAGACCCAACTTGACTTTGGATCCAGTGCCCAACTTTCAAATTGAGATCCGTCCTCGACACTCGATCTTGACAACTAATTCAGGACCCAAACTCACACGTGATCTTAACGATCGATTTGGGACCCAAGCTCGACAGTTGATTTGGGACTAGACCTCGACTCTCAATTCAAACCTGACACCCATCTTAGAAACCCACCTTGACACTTGATTTGAGATTTGACCTCGAGAATCGACATGGAATTCAACCTCGAATTCTAACATGAGACTTGACATCCAAATTGAGATTCATCCCAATCTAACCTGAAAGTTGGGTCTCGATTGAGATCGAGAGTCGTgtcccaaaaaaaatcaaaagcttGGTCCCGGATTAATATCGAAAATTGGTACCCAAGACTTGAGTTAGCGTGAAAGCTGAGGTGTGAGATTGAAACataattttggaaaatgtttgaggtaagtcattttccttaaatttgaaaaaaataaattgatttagaaatatttttaaaaatatttaagctaaccaaacatgaaaaacttgaaaacattttctagaaaaatattttcattcgtGCCAAACACACTCGGGGCTACAATTTTCCTGATTGttgttcttcaaaaatattgaaaatggttCCTAGAGGTTAGTTAAGGGTCGAAACTAGAGTTTGTGAGGTCACGTGTTCAAGCCCTACTCCATGCAAATTACATTTGAAACTCAAACGGAAAGGGCGTAGATGGACAAATCCATTATCGGTAATTAAGTTTTAGAGGTTTGAGTTTCACCTAAAGGATTGTCCATATAGATACTTTTATCATCATtttataaaggaaaaattacgcgATCAAGCAAACTTATATTACTTAATTACTcattatagctatagtttgttgTAATTACCACTTGctactaacattatacattaattacgtggacTAACTTCAAGTTTGTATATGTAGAATTCTTcagaaaatacaaataaatatgtataatataaaattatctaactgatatacatatacaattcacctctctcccactctttgcCCTCTCTCACTTGCCTCTCTCCTATCTGTcctaatctcgctcgcctctcgcctccctctcccaatctcgctttccatatatacaattgtatatgtatgatatacaataatatagccgatatacatatacaatttatcTCTCTCCTACTCTTTGCCctgtctcgctcgcctctctcctccctcttccaATCTCTTTTGCCATATATACGAAAACATATCTATGATATACAATTATCAagccaatatacatatacaattcagcTTTGTCCTACTCTTTTACctttctcgctcgcctctctcctctctccctctcccactcttttccctctctcgctcgcctctctcctctctctctcccactcttttccatctctcgctcgcctctctcctctctatcccaatctcgctcgtctctctcctctctattccaatctcgctcgcctctctcctctctataACATGTAGGTACAAATTGTAAtcatcaaactatagctatagagagtaattaatttatttttgagcGACTATATGTGAAAGATcctcatttataaaatattcgAATAGCCTGAAAGTTCattcatattcaatatttatattgcGCTGATAAATACATTATTTGTTTGGACataagtatttaatatttaatcatgGATAATTAATATACATCCTCACCATATTAAATTAGTTAGTTGTACTAATTTTTTATGCCTTTGATATAAATATGTGATGGTGGTAAACAATTACAGAGTGTATTCTCTgagttatatatatacttaaataaaagaaaaaagaaatgaggTGATAATACACTGAATTGCCTTGTATTTTTATCTAAGGACCCCATCTTAATGCAttgaatattataattatatttagttGCCACGCTTGATACTTACTGTTTTAATATATGCATATTGGAAATACACAATTGATTATATTTTGGCACGTCtattaaactttattttcaaaagataatGGTGTCCTTTTCAAAACCAGTTCAATTTAGTCTCATGCCCCTCCAATTTCCCATTTAAGCCATTTTTTGCTTTGCCAAAATAGACTAGTGCCTTATTAGGGCTTATACAAAAAACAATCTTTTTTCTTCAAACatattattcattttcttaataatatattttgtaaattcaTGTGTGTTTCaaagttttttaatttaataagatCTTGCATTAGTTCTGCAAGAAAATGAATGCGCTAAAGCACAAATTCATCGATTTGGcgaaaaacatataaaaaataaatatagctAGGTGgtctaatatataaaaattgattttttatttttttttatggctTTGTGTGTGATGTGTCCACTTGAGAATTATGTATATAAGGGAagagatatataaatataagaagATTATTGGAGAAAGCTTGCATGCCTCCTCGTAGCAAACTCTAATAATTGATGTCATGCATTCAAGCATCTTGTTTATAATTGTGTCTCTATTTTCTTAAGCTGCCATGTGATTTACTAGGGTACCTTTGGTCTCTCATATTTTCAacctatatatacatatacacttattactagcatatatatatatatatatatcctaaaaAGTTTCGTAGTCGTGGAACTACGGATGGTAACAGAACAGTGTGAATGCAACGCGATCCTTTGTCAAGGAGAAATTTAGAATTAAGCGATAAAAAGgcttttaagaagaaaaaaatatattattaggaCGGTACCAATGCAGGGTGAGAAACTCAAAAAGTCACAAaaactttttcaagaaaaataataatattatttataaattcaaaGTACAAATTTCCTTACTCTAAGACTATTTAATCGCGATATGTTTGTCCCCCCCTTATAAAGTCAATTTGCTTTGATATAcgttaaattatttgatattggATAAACACTAGTATTTGATAATTGTCATAATGAATCAAAAGCTCTTTTATTTGAAAGTTAAATTAATACCTCAAATAAATCATCTCTATTGTTACATAATTTGACTCTTAAGgagcacaaaataaattattacctCAAATAAAGCATCTCTATTGTTACATAATTTGACTCTTAAGGAGcacaaaataagatttttacaGAAATAAAGAAATCAGGGGCACACCAATTACAATGTTTTAATTCTTAACATAATAGTGGTTAATAAGAAAGAATGACATTAACTCATTAGCAGTGGTTAAAAGATTGAATTAGAATCTGTAATATAACATTTCTGATTGTGATCTCTTGCCTCTTGACCATTTAGCTAACTTAATCATCACATCAACAAATGCAAGATTATGTTTTATgactattatatttttgatttatttttactcTAATATCAAGTGCCAATAAGCATATACCCTGGATTGAGCtagtgtaaaaaaaaattagacaaatTTGATGTATTCTTGCGTTAATATCAAGTGTCAATAAGCATTTACCCGGACAAAGCTAATGTAGAGCTTATAGATTCATCTAATCCAATATAACATTAGTCTAAACTCTAAAccttatatttctttttgaaaaaacaactaCTAAACATGATcgatgaataaattatttagtttataacCCAATCATTAAAAGAACTAGAATCCTCAACACATAGTTACATTGACCTGAGGGTTCAGGGTGGTTAGTAGAACACGCttagtcaaaaaaataaaatatatatattgtgcaTATCAAGTTCCAATAAGCATTTATCTCGGACTAAGCTAATTTAGAGCTTATAGATTCATCCAATCCAATATAACATTAGTCCAAACTCTAAaccttatattttttattaacaaTAAACATGATGTATAAACTATTTAGTTTAGACCCAATAATTAAAAGAACCATAATCCCCAACCCCAACAAAGCTACATTGACCGGAGGGTCCGAGGTGGTCAGTTGAACACCCCTAGtcgaaatatataatatattgcaTAGATAAGTAAAAAACAAGAGATATATACAGAAAATTTTGAACAAGTTAATAACAAAATTCTAAGCTTCGTCACGGCTAAAccaattgattattttgaagGTACGAGTGTAGAAATAGAGTGAATAGTactcaaataatatataaaaaaacaagaattGCGCGTggatttattttgtttgtcacaacaaaatctttgtatcatacaaacaaaaaaaacttaatacaTCATCTTGTATTCATTATGCTTACGaacttataattattactatttattctttaattttcttctcTCACTCACTCACTCGCCTCGCATGCCCTCTTCCCTTTTTCTCACTATATATACTCACTTCCCTGTTCCTAACTCTTCCCACCTCCAATCTCTTCTATTTCTCATTTCATCGAATTGAACATATCCATGGCTGTTTCTGGTTTCGAAGGATTCGAAAAGAGACTTGAACTACACTTCTCCGGTGATGATCCAATCATCCGGATGGGTGGTCTTCGTCAATTGGATTTCGAATCAATCGAAGAAATACTAAATGCAGTGCAATGTACTGTAGTATCAGCTGTTGGAAATCAATACTTTGATTCTTATGTGTTATCGGAATCAAGCCTCTTTGTTTACTCaactaaaattataatcaaaacATGTGGAACTACGCAGTTATTGAAATCAATTCTTCCGTTGATTCAGTTTACGTCCGAACTGGGATTCATGATGAGTGAATGTAGGTATACCAGAGGAAATTTCATTTTCCCCAAATCTCAACCTTACCCACACACTAATTTCAACGATGAGATATTCTATTTACAACAACAGTTACCCATTCATCTCTGTTATAGAAAAGCCTCTGTTATGCCTTCAAAATTCATTTCTCATTCATGGCATGTATTCACTGCTTGTAACGAAGAATCGAACAACGATCTCTTCACTGTGGAAGTTTGTATGACGGAGCTCGATCGGGTACTTGCTAGGAAGTTTTTTAAGCATCCAAATATGGCGTCAAATGAAATGACGGAAGTAACTGGAATTTCAGATATCAATCCAAATGCtttgatttgtgattttgttttcGATCCTTGTGGATATTCTATGAATGGCATTGACGGAGATCGTTATTCAACCATTCATGTTACCCCTGAAGATGGATTTAGTTATGCAAGTTATGAATGTGTTGGATCAATTTACGATGATCCCAATGacattattaatatattgaagAAAGTGGTGCAAGTTTTCCGGCCGGGGACTATGTCGATTTCGACTACCTCAACGACCAATGAGGTCTGGACGAGAATTGCTAAAGCTGTTGAACCATTAGGGATGAAATGCCGGAGCTGCACAATGGATGATTTTCCGTCAACCGGAAGTGTGGTGTTTCAGACTTTTACATCTTGCCGGAAGTAGGTGGCGGTGCTGCGGCGGCGGTGATGGTAGGAAGGTGGCAATATGGTGGTACTTGCACCTTCTGTGATGGTAGATATATGGTTTTGAGAAGTAAAGGGAGGAAGTAggggacttttttttttcttcttgttttttttttttttgtatttttcttttctttttttttatcttatcttaattttgttagtttttttagttgaaaattttttaattaaaaagaagtagaaaaatATTGATGCATGAGTTGGAATGGATGGTAGATGATCTTGATGATCATCAATGTAAGCTTTGACTTGTGTAGAGTGATGCAAGTAAATTTTTCACCATAAGGTTATCGTAAgagttttttattaaaaaaatatttattactgatatatattcaatctaaaatttctaattaagaCTTTTGACTCAAAAAAATTACGATATAAGTTTGTCTCTCAAATAAGAAGGAGGTCAATTTCGATATTTATGTAGCGAAAACTGTTCATCTCTCGACTTTTAAACTCATAAGGTTAATAATCGATTTGTATAAAGATTTGGAAGGGGAAGATAGTGGGCTTAGGTTAATATATCATGATAATGCACCCCACTTTATGTTTGTCACGCCTAGAGAAATTTGTTTGAGGTTACATGTTTATGTGTTGTTAGTAGTGGGGGATGTTAAAAAGTGGATGAATCTTTTTGTTGCTAAGTTTTCATTTTGTCTTCCTTCTCATCTATTTGTCTCCAATGAGAACTTGCATGGGCTTGTCATGGTTTTTTTTCTCCATGATTAAGCATGCATATTAATTAGTTGTATATGGTGATTATGAGTGGATTAAAATTATATGGTTATGTAAGCTATCAACACAACAAggtgcaaaaaaaattaaaatgaaagcaTAATTATAAGTAAATAGGACAATCTATCTATCTAGTTTTCTGCCTTCTATGTGTTTTCGATGTTGTTTtgctaaataatagtaatatatcattcgctatttAATATCAATCAGTACTTAGATGCTAGAttgttttttgttatattaataataataaactcagTATAATCCACGTGTGAGGTTCGGGAGGATATGGAGTTGGCAGACtttatttctatttaaaaagatagagattttatttttaatagaccATCGATAGTCGGGTCATGAATATGTTCTCTTTACATTGCTGACATGAAAAGTGCTACTTGATTAGACAACAATAACTAAGAGATGATTAAATAGAACTCGTGAAATTTGAactaaattatgttattttggtCATTAAACTGTCTAGCACAAACTTAAACACTTTTCAAAAAGTGTGTATTCACCCATAATGGTGCACCGATATGAACTTATGATCTTCTTTGAGGCCACTCTTTAAAATATGTTTCCTTTAGTTAATTGGATTAAATTTCACCTTTAAAATAGTAGGACAATTATTTACTTGTGTATTTATTTTGGAAACGATGTCCACCCCAACCCCAACCccaaccccacccccacccccagaccatgatgataaaatttaaaggggaactttcacatatatccACTAAAAAA is part of the Solanum lycopersicum chromosome 1, SLM_r2.1 genome and harbors:
- the LOC101265860 gene encoding S-adenosylmethionine decarboxylase proenzyme 4; amino-acid sequence: MAVSGFEGFEKRLELHFSGDDPIIRMGGLRQLDFESIEEILNAVQCTVVSAVGNQYFDSYVLSESSLFVYSTKIIIKTCGTTQLLKSILPLIQFTSELGFMMSECRYTRGNFIFPKSQPYPHTNFNDEIFYLQQQLPIHLCYRKASVMPSKFISHSWHVFTACNEESNNDLFTVEVCMTELDRVLARKFFKHPNMASNEMTEVTGISDINPNALICDFVFDPCGYSMNGIDGDRYSTIHVTPEDGFSYASYECVGSIYDDPNDIINILKKVVQVFRPGTMSISTTSTTNEVWTRIAKAVEPLGMKCRSCTMDDFPSTGSVVFQTFTSCRK